The following are encoded in a window of Castanea sativa cultivar Marrone di Chiusa Pesio chromosome 5, ASM4071231v1 genomic DNA:
- the LOC142633708 gene encoding putative isoaspartyl peptidase/L-asparaginase 3 isoform X1: MATKNLLLPYVMFLTLLHLVLGHEAVNSSQYPLVVSTWPFLDAVRAGWRAVDSGLSAVDAVVEGCSACEELRCDGTVGPGGSPDENGETTIDALVMDGVTMEVGAVAAMRYVKDGIRAARLVMEHTKHTLLVGEQASAFAISMGLPGPTNLSSTESIAKWSKWKENSCQPNFWKNVVPANGCGPYHPRDSLDLIEGICSKDMGTVEPRSSLVGLHSHDTIAMAAIDNMGHIAVGTSTNGATFKIPGRVGDGPITGSSAYADDEIGACGATGDGDIMMRFLPCYQVVESMRLGMEPKTAAKDAISRIARKFPDFVGAVFAINKNGVHAGACHGWTFQYSVRSPEMNDVEVFTVQP; encoded by the exons ATGGCTACTAAAAATCTGCTCTTGCCTTATGTCATGTTCCTCACATTGCTCCACTTG GTATTAGGGCATGAAGCTGTGAATTCAAGTCAATACCCTCTGGTTGTAAGCACATGGCCCTTCTTAGATGCTGTTAGAGCTGGTTGGAGGGCTGTTGACAGTGGTCTTTCAGCCGTGGATGCTGTCGTGGAGGGTTGTTCAGCCTGCGAGGAACTTAGGTGTGATGGAACAG TCGGGCCTGGTGGAAGTCCAGATGAAAATGGGGAAACTACTATTGATGCTCTGGTCATGGATGGG GTGACAATGGAGGTTGGAGCTGTTGCTGCTATGAGGTATGTGAAGGATGGCATCAGAGCTGCGAGGTTAGTAATGGAGCATACGAAACACACTTTGCTTGTTGGAGAGCAGGCCTCGGCATTTGCCATTTCAATGGGCCTTCCAGGACCCACAAACCTTAGTTCAACTGAGTCTATCGCAAAGTGGAGTAAATGGAAGGAAAATAGCTGCCAaccaaatttttggaaaaatgttgTACCTGCCAATGGTTGTGGCCCATATCATCCAAGGGATTCTCTTGACCTTATTGAAGGGATATGTTCCAAAGACATGGGAACTGTTGAACCAAGATCTTCTCTTGTTGGTCTTCACAGCCACGACACTATAGCAATGGCTGCTATTGATAAT ATGGGGCACATCGCTGTTGGTACATCAACTAATGGAGCAACATTTAAGATCCCTGGCAG GGTAGGCGATGGACCCATCACAGGATCTTCTGCATATGCTGATGATGAAATTGGTGCATGTGGTGCAACTGGGGATGGTGACATTATGATGCGTTTCCTTCCATG TTATCAGGTTGTGGAGAGTATGAGATTGGGAATGGAACCTAAAACTGCTGCTAAGGATGCAATATCACGAATAGCGAGAAAATTTCCTGATTTTGTGGGAGCTGTTTTTGCCATTAATAAGAATGGGGTGCATGCTGGTGCTTGCCATGGATGGACGTTTCAATACTCGGTGAGAAGTCCAGAAATGAATGATGTGGAGGTTTTCACAGTACAGCCCTAA
- the LOC142633708 gene encoding putative isoaspartyl peptidase/L-asparaginase 3 isoform X2 codes for MEVGAVAAMRYVKDGIRAARLVMEHTKHTLLVGEQASAFAISMGLPGPTNLSSTESIAKWSKWKENSCQPNFWKNVVPANGCGPYHPRDSLDLIEGICSKDMGTVEPRSSLVGLHSHDTIAMAAIDNMGHIAVGTSTNGATFKIPGRVGDGPITGSSAYADDEIGACGATGDGDIMMRFLPCYQVVESMRLGMEPKTAAKDAISRIARKFPDFVGAVFAINKNGVHAGACHGWTFQYSVRSPEMNDVEVFTVQP; via the exons ATGGAGGTTGGAGCTGTTGCTGCTATGAGGTATGTGAAGGATGGCATCAGAGCTGCGAGGTTAGTAATGGAGCATACGAAACACACTTTGCTTGTTGGAGAGCAGGCCTCGGCATTTGCCATTTCAATGGGCCTTCCAGGACCCACAAACCTTAGTTCAACTGAGTCTATCGCAAAGTGGAGTAAATGGAAGGAAAATAGCTGCCAaccaaatttttggaaaaatgttgTACCTGCCAATGGTTGTGGCCCATATCATCCAAGGGATTCTCTTGACCTTATTGAAGGGATATGTTCCAAAGACATGGGAACTGTTGAACCAAGATCTTCTCTTGTTGGTCTTCACAGCCACGACACTATAGCAATGGCTGCTATTGATAAT ATGGGGCACATCGCTGTTGGTACATCAACTAATGGAGCAACATTTAAGATCCCTGGCAG GGTAGGCGATGGACCCATCACAGGATCTTCTGCATATGCTGATGATGAAATTGGTGCATGTGGTGCAACTGGGGATGGTGACATTATGATGCGTTTCCTTCCATG TTATCAGGTTGTGGAGAGTATGAGATTGGGAATGGAACCTAAAACTGCTGCTAAGGATGCAATATCACGAATAGCGAGAAAATTTCCTGATTTTGTGGGAGCTGTTTTTGCCATTAATAAGAATGGGGTGCATGCTGGTGCTTGCCATGGATGGACGTTTCAATACTCGGTGAGAAGTCCAGAAATGAATGATGTGGAGGTTTTCACAGTACAGCCCTAA